The following coding sequences are from one Triticum aestivum cultivar Chinese Spring chromosome 5A, IWGSC CS RefSeq v2.1, whole genome shotgun sequence window:
- the LOC123105675 gene encoding uncharacterized protein — protein sequence MIDPYFTKISTPATNVNIDHQTAIDITIDQQGAIQSASTANGGESNGSCIFVKQLMERVARQRAEIIRNRQQRTLQSSRTTSGAESKPLIIHGLLILAKLAVNPDNCKHIYDYKGLFSKIISPVKNKVYEILRDDGITMEITEKALEVVSMLVSGTDETNEKIRQDICSNGIVAHNICSILEKDHMYDKLKVPATKILTELSLDTSTRATLGLDGVADFINDLMDIFFDAANESEGLKKTAGEALAVLAMDNANCMTIMNFSTETNTSVQLLTDMIPAVNHRLYQTPIAQLLMQLCANSNPAEREEHLASVKTNLHEVLKVICKEKMQIRWVLHSTT from the exons ATGATTGATCCCTACTTTACGAAAATATCAACACCGGCTACCAATGTCAACATTGACCATCAGACAGCTATTGACATCACAATTGACCAGCAGGGGGCTATTCAGTCAGCCAGCACTGCCAATGGAGGAGAAAGCAATGGATCTTGTATTTTTGTTAAGCAATTAATGGAAAGGGTAGCTCGGCAGAGAGCAGAAATCATCAGAAATAGACAGCAAAGAACTCTTCAATCCTCCAGGACTACCAGTGGAGCTGAAAGCAAACCTCTAATTATCCATGGCCTGTTGATTCTTGCCAAGCTTGCAGTTAACCCGGACAACTGCAAGCACATATATGATTACAAGGGTCTCTTCTCCAAAATCATATCCCCAGTAAAAAATAAAGTGTATGAGATCCTCAGAGATGATGGTATCACCATGGAAATAACTGAGAAGGCACTGGAAGTGGTGAGCATGCTTGTCAGTGGCACAGATGAAACCAATGAAAAGATACGCCAAGATATTTGTAGCAACGGGATAGTAGCGCACAATATTTGCTCAATCTTGGAAAAGGACCACATGTACGACAAGCTAAAGGTTCCAGCAACAAAGATCCTTACGGAGCTATCTTTGGATACGTCCACTCGAGCTACCCTTGGACTTGATGGCGTAGCTGATTTCATTAACGACTTGATGGACATCTTCTTTGATGCTGCTAATGAGAGTGAAGGACTCAAGAAGACCGCAGGTGAAGCATTAGCAGTACTGGCAATGGACAATGCCAATTGTATGACGATCATGAATTTCAGCACAGAGACAAATACTTCAGTTCAGCTTCTCACAGATATGATTCCTGCGGTAAACCATAGATTATATCAAACTCCCATAGCACAACTGCTGATGCAACTTTGTGCAAATTCTAATCCTGCAGAAAGGGAGGAGCATCTCGCATCAGTCAAAACAAATCTACATGAG GTGCTCAAAGTTATATGCAAGGAGAAAATGCAAATCAGGTGGGTTCTCCACAGCACAACTTAG